The following proteins are co-located in the Aphis gossypii isolate Hap1 unplaced genomic scaffold, ASM2018417v2 Contig00365, whole genome shotgun sequence genome:
- the LOC126553888 gene encoding zinc finger MYM-type protein 1-like — protein MNPVYDPVVQLLGTPFRRWTTNDKNELLKLGKPIPQLCCQSRDKKGGKMYSRAFNPKWYDMHTWLCGSQYKQALYCWPCLLLSMTKSVWTTTGYADLKNLSRSVKLHESAREHIHCMVGLKHLENNRVTIVDALTEHGYLFKKKYNENVRLNRLFMEHLIDIVLFLGRQELAFRGHNESSSSLNKGNFKELFDMHIIRCSLEIQNHYKAIKNIFSGLSNTIQNDLITCISDHIKNMVRTEIKECMFYSVQVDDTTDISQKTQCSIILRYMTNKSELVERFLGFYNVSEDRTAEGLFNTLNSVLLELDMEKKLIGQCYDGASVMAGHVNGLQAKVKEVAPNALFTHCLAHRLNLVLQHGCSANTQCRIFFANMTGISAFFHNSTSRTNVVDAIVGKRIPQFVQTRWASRSKILNLVVDKWDEFKKVFEHIIKDSNSSSESICGSIGHLNNLKKFEFAFLAQTFNRGVYGKTSTWYILGNSSDLILTG, from the exons ATCAAGAGATAAGAAAGGtggtaaaatgtatagtagaGCGTTTAATCCTAAATGGTACGATATGCATACTTGGCTTTGTGGAAGCCAATATAAACAGGCATTGTATTGTTGGCCGTGTTTACTTTTAAGTATGACAAAATCTGTTTGGACTACAACGGGTTATgccgatttaaaaaatttatcacgCAGTGTTAAACTTCATGAATCTGCTAGAGAACATATTCATTGTATGGTAGGATTAAAACATCTTGAAAATAATAGAGTAACTATTGTAGACGCTTTGACTGAACAtggttatttgtttaaaaaaaaatataacgaaaaTGTTCGGCTTAACCGACTTTTTATGGAACATCTAATtgatattgtgttatttttggGTAGACAGGAACTAGCCTTTCGAGGTCATAACGAAAGTTCAAGTTCCTTGAATAAAGGAAATTTTAAAGAACTTTTTGATATGCACATTATTAGGTGTTCATTGGAGATTCAAAACCATTATAAggcgataaaaaatatattttcaggattgtcaaatacaatacaaaatgatTTGATAACATGTATTTCAgatcacataaaaaatatggtaagaaCTGAAATCAAGGAGTGTATGTTTTATTCTGTCCAAGTTGATGATACGACAGATATTTCGCAAAAAACACAATGTTCAATTATACTAAGATATATGACAAATAAATCTGAATTAGTAGAAAGGTTTCTTGGTTTCTATAATGTTAGCGAGGATCGCACTGCCGAGGGTCTTTTTAACACGTTAAATTCTGTATTATTAGAACTtgatatggaaaaaaaattaattggtcAGTGTTATGATGGTGCGAGTGTCATGGCCGGTCATGTAAATGGTTTACAAGCTAAAGTTAAAGAGGTTGCTCCTAATGCGTTGTTTACACACTGCTTAGCACATCGTTTAAACTTGGTGCTACAGCACGGCTGCAGTGCTAATACACAGTGTCGCATTTTTTTTGCTAACATGACTGGAATTTCtgctttttttcataattctaCGTCACGTACGAATGTTGTAGATGCTATAGTTGGGAAACGCATACCACAATTTGTTCAGACGAGATGGGCTTCTCGCTCAAAAATTTTGAACTTAGTTGTAGACAAGTGGGACGAATTTAAAAAGgtttttgaacatattataaaagattcaAATTCATCATCTGAATCGATTTGTGGTTCAATTGGGcatttgaacaatttaaaaaaatttgaattcgcTTTTTTAGCTCAAACATTTaaca GAGGGGTGTATGGAAAAACCTCTACGTGGTACATCCTAGGCAACAGTAGTGATCTAATCTTAACTGGCTAA